CTTCAACTTCAAAAGTACTAGCAGTTGTGACGCTCTTACCCATTGGTGGCTTTCTTCTCATCCTTGCTGGTTTCACATTTGTTGGGACACTCATAGGCCTAGCTGTTTCAACCCCACTGTTTGTGATTTTCTGCCCAGTTCTTATCCCAGCAGCAATAGTCATTGGCTTAGCCGTGGCTGGGATTTTAACCTCAGGAGCTTTTGGAATCACAGGGCTTTCTTCACTGTCTTGGATAGCGAACTATCTGCGTCAAACAAGGGCGCCGGAGCACATGGATTATGCAAAGCGGCACGTGCAGGACAAGGCTGGTTATTATGGTCAGAGAGCCAAGGAGATGGGCCAGAACGTGAAGGAAAAAGCACAGGAAACTGGAAGAGAGGTTACAGCAAGAGCCCAAGAAGGCAGTGGAGCGTAGAGGTACTGAAGTGAAGACATGAAGTTTGAGGCCTTAAAAAGAGAGTACGTACTAGGCCTTTGTGGGCTAGTGATCTGAAATGAGTTTCTTTATCGtttatgttttgctttgtttgccTTTGTAGGTGTTCTACGAGTCTGTCTTTCAGGGTAAGAGTTTTTTGGTGGAATAAAAATGGTGCAAGTGATGAAAGGGCACGTAAAGCTATATTACTGTTTGTTTATAAGGTTCTCTGTTGGGGTACATGGGTACTGTTGTAtcttttgaaataaattaattgttatTCCTTGTGTATTTCTTTCTATTACTACTATTTTTGGTGTTTAGTTGGTTTCAAGCTTTGAAGCACTAGAAGGAAATTTTGCATGCATATATCTGCTTGTTGTTCCAATCCAGCAGTTTTTGTTTATAGGGATGGCACAATTATCATTGAGGTTCCATTTCATGGGCACATAATTGGGCAACCAAGCCTAGCCACCTGAGACACTTAGCCCatatgatttttcttattttactttGCTTGCTATTGATTACTGGCTGGCTGGCGTTTTCTTATTaattgctgggttttttttttttttttttttttttttttttcctattgttAGGCAATGAATTTTTCTGGTTCTTGGGACTATAAGCAAATGgacagatttttatttttattttattttaaatttaacattttaaaaatattgggCTGGTCTGTATCTTCTTGCCCTtctataaccttttttttttttttttgaagaggcCCTTCTATAACTTGGGCTGAAAGGAGTATATAAGCAAATGAGCACAGATTTGTGTACTTGTTAATATAACCCAACGTAAGCCATATATTAAGCCCATATTGTTGCTTGTAGGGCCGACTGGATTTAGGCGGTAGACTTACAAATATAGAAGCCTCTATATATTGTACGGtgtatttggattttggaaattggaattatttaattatatattttttaaatacgtAGACCATGGGAGGGGAGGATGTTTGAAATATGATATGGAGGTGGAGCACAAAGGATAGCAttaatcctataaaaaaaacaaaacaaaaaatcaaaggatAGCATTATTGTTGTATTATCGCATTTGGAATATAATGGCATAGCATGGCTATCACTTGACACCTCCTCATACTCTAAGTTTTTGGAATCTAGGAATGAAATTGTTTAAGTTTCAGGTTAGTATAAAAGATAGGTAGCCTCTCATATTTGAAAAAGATCCACCATTCTTCTACATCtttaatataaacaaattttccTCTCATCAAAGGATATCAATATAAACCTGGATACGAAGAAAGGGTCCCTAAGCTAGACCATTCTTAAGGGCATCCACCTTAAGAGGAGTATCGATCTTGTTAGCTATACGAGTGCCAACAactctatttatatttttaattggaatGTTAAAAACCTGAATCCAAAAAGGAGAACGTTGAGAAGTAATATTACTATGCTAAGATCACCATTGAaatgtttcaataaaatatgtCTTTTATCAAAGAGTAGATTTCAAAGCCTCCTTGTTAAAATCTTTATTGGTTTGTAGCTTGATAGAAGACTAAATTGAGCTTGTTGTTTAGAGAGAGCCATTTCCTAAGAGCTAACAGCCAAaccccttttttcttcttcagagAGGTGAAACTTTTTCCATAACTCTTCCATTGAAGCATCcatgttggattaaaaaaaaagggtaataaggaaaggaaaggaaaataacgtatgaaaaaaattatgagataaGAATGGGTGGATTGTGACAAGAGccaaacataaattaaaaaaaaaaaaaaaaatcctactaCAATATGATCCATAAATCTGAGAGGTTTGAATCTTATGTGAGAAAATGcaagttggttttttttttttacttttcaagaTTGCAAAGAGTCAGGGAGAAAAAAGTTTGGATAAATGAAGATAGACTTCACAAGTTTCATATTAAGTcatatattcttaatttttgttatttaaattctcaaatttatgaaataaattgaaacttatgtttatttttattatttattttcactctttattaatcattttcaatattttgataGAGAAACGTCGAAACAAGGGTATGAAATAGTTAATAAAACTCTTGGGTCTCACCTCTAACCTCTTTATAATTAACTCGAGGAGAAAGCTTGGTTTAaagagagatttaaaaaaaaaaaaaaaaaaagagtaaaagtgAAGATTAAACTTATATATCGAAAATACATAATTAGTTAAGTTTTAACaacaatttctcatttttagttttgttgttCTGTTATCTCTAGtctataaaataatattgataATTGGATGATGGAAATTGAAGCAATTTTTGGACTGAaattaacaaaactaaaaattaatgtttggtaactgttttttccctttattttctgtttccaaaaaaatttttatttttgagactaaaaaaagtttttaggcaatccaaaatgaataaaaaacaaaaaatgttctcaaaactcagtttgtaaaagaaactgaaaacatgcaaaatattgttttcagtttctaattttcaaaaatcaatgaaaacatgcatttaatttaataaatttgtctcatttaatgagttactattagagttcaaatcttagtaacaatatattttagtatttttttttcttcaatttctttttaaaatttcaacttattaaacatgttattgatttaaaaaatacaagaaaattatttttattttttatattctccaaaacaaaaatttgaaaatagaaaataaaaactcttacCAAACCTAACATAAAAACCTGGTTTGAAATAAgctataaactttttttttttttcttttaattgtatTATGATTTGTGGGCTTAAACTGGCCCATATAGAATCCCAACCTTTCCACCTCAAAAGTAAATTAGACTGACTCCTTTCGACTCGCACGTGCGCAACGGAGCAAGTAAACACTTTCTGACTTCTCACAATCCAATTCACACTGGACCAACCCATACACAACAACAAAGACTCTCCCTCGTAAACGTCTCTgacacaaagagagaaagaagaccgaaagatccttttttttttttttttttttgataggacgAAAGATCCTTTTTCGGtaataaaagaaagaacaaagaattaAATGCACAAACATTTCCCcttcacaacaacaacaaaaaaaatatcacacaaaatttttttggaattaaatcatctcaaaaaaaaaaccaaaaaaaatgtctGGTGCCGCCTCGGCACTTTTTCTGTTAGACATAAAAGGCCGCGTCTTGATATGGCGCGATTATCGCGGCGACGTCACCGCAGCTCAGGCCGAACGCTTCTTCACCAAACTCATCGACAGAGAGGTAAatattaccttttctttttcaatacgATATGCAATTTGTTATCTATTGATATTTGGTTACTTTGCAGGACGATCCGCAATCGCAAGATCCGGTGATGTACGAGAATGGAGTGACCTACATGTTTATACAGCACTGTAACGTTTACTTGATGTCTGCCTCGAGGCAGAATTGCAATGCCGCGAGCCACTTGCTCTTTCTGCATCGTATTGTTGATGTGAGTAAGCCAGCCGCGTTGCGTTTTTTATTCGATTCGAAACGTGTTGTTATTCCTTTCGCAGCAAGAAAATTGTGTGAATTTTAGGGggggtttttttgttgttgtgacTTGTATTCGTTTTTGCAGGTGTTTAAGCATTATTTTGAAGAGTTAGAAGAGGAATCTCTCAGAGACAATTTTGTAGTTGTGGTAAGAGCATTTGTTAGTTCGTTTTTCGCGTTATTAGCGTTTTTCTCGTATTCCTGATAGAATTGATTTCAAGAATTAGTGTGTGCATTTGGATTTCATtagcttattttgtttattgcgTAAAAG
The Quercus lobata isolate SW786 chromosome 10, ValleyOak3.0 Primary Assembly, whole genome shotgun sequence DNA segment above includes these coding regions:
- the LOC115965984 gene encoding oleosin 16.4 kDa-like, whose translation is MAEIHQPHHYQPQQQHHLRPGDAMKGMFSEENQEGPSTSKVLAVVTLLPIGGFLLILAGFTFVGTLIGLAVSTPLFVIFCPVLIPAAIVIGLAVAGILTSGAFGITGLSSLSWIANYLRQTRAPEHMDYAKRHVQDKAGYYGQRAKEMGQNVKEKAQETGREVTARAQEGSGA